In the genome of Synergistaceae bacterium, the window TCCGGAAAAGATTTTGAAACAACTATAGTTAAGGTTATGTCCGAGACACCGAATGCAGAAGAGATATCGATTGCCAGTAATGAGGCAACGTACAGCGGTCTATGCAAGGATGACGGGGTTTATACGGTCACTCCGTACCATGATATGTCTGTTAAGGTTGTCTGTTCGGTACACGGAGGCGGAGAAGAAACAACCAGCGGCGATACGGGC includes:
- a CDS encoding prepilin-type N-terminal cleavage/methylation domain-containing protein yields the protein MKINNDILKKQRAFTIVEMLITIIIIGIVAGILILSAYAFIEKAKETECSGERRQITAAYTIEKYTSGKDFETTIVKVMSETPNAEEISIASNEATYSGLCKDDGVYTVTPYHDMSVKVVCSVHGGGEETTSGDTG